The stretch of DNA CTTGAGCAAGATTCAATACAAAACACCCAGCAAGTATTCTTATTCAAAAAAGCTTGATTCACAATACTTTAATATTCTGAGGATCACTAAGACCTAATTCAATAtgataaatgttaaaaaatactTGGAAGCAGCATAAATAGAAAATCTCTACTCCTAATTGGCCAAACCATGAAGCATACGGACCTCAGAAAAAAGGGACATAACAAGACCTTTAATGCATACACTAGATATATTTAAAGTAAAAGCAATAAATATTTAAGATTGGTCATTGTTCAGCAATAATAAAACAAGTGGTAGAAGTGACAATGCATACAAATATCGTTTCACAATACAGAAAAAGATCAAAAAGTAAAATGTAATAGAGTTTTGAATTTTCTTTGTCAATTTCCAAGAAAGTTGTCGAAAATTTAGACACTGATAATCACAAAAAAGATTTATTAGCTGGTTTtattagtaaaaataaataagctATTGGTTGCAGCAATTAACGCAATTCTTGTGTCACATTAAACCAAAAAATCATGGTATTCTCAGATTTAATAAATCTTGTGAAATAATCTGAAAATCGATTTATgtttgtgaaaatattaaattaacaAAGAACAAAGTACCCTATTGATCCAAATGGCAGCTCcactattatattattattaaaagacattattgaattataaaaataaaattgcgaaATGCAATATCTTCTGAGGTAGATTGCGCCTCTTGAAGATAATATACATGTATGGTAAAATACGGTAACTAtggtaaaatataacaatagctggaaaaaaaaataacagctTCTATAAAAAAACGATCAAGTACctatcttgaaaataaaattttgaagtttAGAAACAATCGGACTTCCTGAAAAAGTACATTGAAATTGAAGTTACTTGATAAAAGGACTTGAAGAGATCAGAATGTTACGTAACACTTTCTTTAAACTACTTGTGTTAAAACGAAATTCATATAAATATGGCATACAAAATAACAGAAGCATGATTTCTATATATAGATAATGATATATCTGATTGATCTGCCATCGATAATAAATTCACTATAACTATGATGATGAATTTCTACTAAAAATGTctaattgtttgaaataaatggaAATAATGATATCTCTTATGTTTTGTTGTGCATATAGAATCAAGAATACTGGAGATACAACTTTCGAACAAGGAAACAAAATTTGGACAActtgatgtatatataatgttGCTAATTTGCTAGGTGCAAGAGAATTTTTTTGTCAggtaaaacatgaaaatataattttggatTTTTCAAGTACCGTAATTGGTCATTTACGGTGAATGAGATATTTCTATAAACTAAAAGAAATAAGatcattttgaataatattgaatTGAAAGGTTGAATTTATTCATgtacttatattatatattatttacttattatattTCTCTTGAAAATGTACATGTACAATGTAAGCTTCTTATAATTTGTGAATGAAGGAAAACTGTCATTTCTAATACCATAATTAGGACAGATAGATATCAAACATATACTTCATCATCCTATATCTAGTGACTTGCAACACCTCGATATggtaataattttcaaattttgttaataaaCATGAGCTAAAAGTATTTCTAAAGGCCAGAAGGAAAGCAATATAAAAACTAAACTAATGCAATATAGAAACCATGATATAGTTCAACAGTTTAGACAGATTGATTAATAAACCTTAATTATTCATTGTATTTGACCGATAAGcaagaaaaactttttttttaaattgatggcAGAATTATATACAACACATAATATAGTCACAAAACAGAATCAAAAGGACAAcgggaaaaaataaactataaaatttCTTGATGGTCTGATGGATTAGTCATTTAATCTGACAAAGGCTTttaagttttattcaaattcaaaCATGCATTTTGATTACAATCAAAATTGTTAAACATATCAACTTATGGCTCACCAGTTGAGCATGTTAGATGAGGAATATTTAATCGTGGAACTTTGAAACAATAGAATTTATTTAATTGACCTTAAATAAATCAGCTTATGATAATACTGAAACAACACTATGTATCATATATGCTTCAATAAATATcgataatatttttcagaagaacTACTATGAAATTTAAGTAATAAACATGAATGAAACTTGACTCAGAATATTATGAAAGTACAAACTTATTCCAAAAATAAATATCCTGAACATGCTTTTATTAATGACACATACTTGAGAAAGCGGccaatgttttcaaaaaatgtgacttgatgataaaattgaattttttgaacattctgctaccaaaatcaaaaattctttaaattaaataaaaggtAATTCAAAATTCCTGGGTGAAGTTGAAATCATGCTACTTCAACTTCTAAAATCAATTATAGTTATATGAACTAAGATTAAAATAATTATAGAGCTATTGGTCGTTCACAGTTTCATAGAATGCTGATTATTTTagtatatgaaaaaattgtattgtagtCAAAATATGTATTGAAAATTTGGTATCGACTATTTTTTGAGAGAAAGATTGAATAtcatatgaaaattatttaaatatggtTGAGTGATGAGTATTATCAGAACAAGTGTCTGATTCCGACAAAGTTCACATAGAACAAACAAGTAGAAGTTCACAATAATAGGACAACATTAGATCATATACTCTGAATATTCTACAGtgtttgtttttgtgatttaataatgataaattCGGATTTACCGTACTTGTAGTTGTAACATAGGCCACTAATACATTGTTCAGCTGTGGGTGCAAAtttagaaaaatgaaaattatcatcGTCTCAATCCTTGACAATAACTTGGTTTAAATTTCTATAATTTGGGACAAATTCTTACGAAATACTGGGTTGAATAAAGGTCTAGAAACCACCAATGATCAGCACTATACCACTTCAGTAGATAAGTAATAAAGACTagtaaattaataaatttttcattaaatttactgattttacttttatgTTAATAGCAATTATAGTTGAGAAGTTAGTCAAAACACAACaggaatttaaattattttaattttaataagtaaatttGAACATTAATTAGAACGAAaagtattcaataaaaattttcaacctaTCTAGTATTTGGACTGCATTCTTCAACGAATCAATTTTTTGAACCAGAGAAAAAATAGACAGaacttaaaataaataatatggtTCACAACACTACATGGTATGTTCATATGACAATACTGGATTATATATGTGGATTACTATAGTATATAATTGCATAGCACTACAAAATAAGTTACAAATGCATTTTGTCTATCTAAAAGTACAAATCGTTGGTGAGTAGTTGAGTACCGTGCCAAAACCACGAATAAGTACTATATGATATGATTATAATCTTAATTAATCGCTTCATACATGGCAGAGCATAATTTCTACTATACAACAAACATGATCACAATAAACTACATGTATGAACAGGAGAAAAAACCTCAATCTGAGTTGGAAGAGCGGATGTTTCATGCTGTAAATCATTCTAATTCTTCTTTGACGTCATTACCCTTGCTAAGCCTGGTAATATATGACATTGAAAAGGTCCGTAAGGAAGTACTTCACCATCAGCTGCTATAATTTGTGAACGGTTTCTCTTTGGTACAATACGAAATGCTGTACATTCAATTGTTTTACCAATAGGTTTAGGAAAATCTGAATTTCCTCCTACGCCAGTGCCATCTTCCATTTGAGTCCATGCTCTCATCAACTCTCTTCGAGTAGTATTCTGACCacacaaattcaaatttattttaccatCATTGAGTTTGCAGTCACAGTAACACAAATTTACATCAGCAATATGAGACATAAAATTGGCCATTACCATGACAAAGTTGTTCCTTTCAGTGATCCAGTTATCAGGCAAAGATTCATGCAATGGTGGTGGCCGAGGCGATGCAGTACCAAAAGTTTTATTGTTACTACATTCAAAATCACCCTTTCCTTTATTATCTGCAAAAGCCTCTGCAGCATCAGATTGCGATGGAATTGATAGCTTTGATGTCTTTTCTTCAGATGGTAAATAACTGATCTCTATGTCATATTTTCTCAACGAAATAATTCGAATAATTCCATATATAGAAGTTCTTAAATCCCCACCCAAACAACGAAGACTTTCACTCTCAATATCAATATCAGCTATCAGTCCTAAAATAACACCCATGAAAGAGTATATCAAGTTTCTAGGATTCGGATTATTTTGAACAGATGGATTTGAAAATTGGTTGTCTTCTGCAATTTCAATTCCAACAAGATCCATAGGGCAGACTTGTCCACGACAGATTTCAAATATACACATGACAGGATTCGAAGCCACACAGTGTAACCTAAAAAAGAGGCAGAAGCTTATATCAAGTAAAAATCACATACTATGATATAAAACATGATGATATCCAATGTCGattttgaaatttccaatttCGGAACTTCACAAATCTAACAAACTAAAAGTCAATGCGACTTCATCGCACACAGGTTTCCAAACCTTCAAACTCGAGATAAATTTACTTCCTGTATCATACACAGAGCACTGGAAAGTTTTACAATATATGAGCATTTAATCATTGCAATGCATAAGCTTGTTTCTGTTTGCATATACACTACACAATGCAGTGAAATGCCACATATAGACTGTCAAACTTCTTTCTGAAagtcaaaatttaataaatttgatcattttatGACAAGTTTTAAATGTGGAAGATAAGAAGTAATTTTTTCAAGAAGTGGTTTACTATTTTGACCACACTCAAAAGTATCTCACACATAGTTTGGAAACCTCTGACTCACAGCTCTCTTTAAATATTGAAAGGCTTCTCAAAAAGTTTGCCTTTAACTATTAATTAGGAATTGAGATTTCATGCAAAACTAGGAAAGGACAGGTGTAGTggtgaaattgaaataaaatcattATGAGTgcaaattattaataaaactgAACATTAGTAGTGATTAGTGAAATACAAGCACATCTAATATAAGCCTCACTGCGGATACCGTATTACAtgcattaaaaattatttgcatAATCTAGTTCACTACAATATCATTCTTACAGGGTGACTAAAAACACAACCAATAAGtttcttaattacttctatgaaaatgaagaaaatttgattaacacttgaacttctgtttgtgtatgattgtacccaaaagtttcaatAATCTAGGTCGCTCGGCATAAAAAGTATATTCTCTCTAGAATCTCTACTGCCGAGCAGACAAAAACAATTTAATCATCATTTTTTTAAGTATTTGGTGAGATCGAGCACTCTTTAATAAAGTTACAAATTATTCTGATCAAATACACATGGCAATTTGACAGATCGGAAACAAAAGTTTCAATTTTGGATTACGTTAAATTTAAGTTATGTTCCGAATGGTATATTTCGATGTATGTCACATCTCAAGTTGGCGATTATGTTTTCACTTGAAAGGCAATGAACATTCAGAATAAATCGTCAACATAGAGAGTTTTAAGTGGAATTATATTGCACTGTTTCGGATATCACATCAATTGGTTTTTATCAATGAGTAATTTTTGAGATTTTACAGTAAAATTATCATAgtaagctatatatatatagaattacCAATCCTATATAAGAATTTGAAGCTTTGAATTTGAAGGTGCAGATAGGAATGACGGataaacacatttttgtttttcatatgtGCAATGTAACAACTTGATGTGTTCATCATGATGTAGGTATGTTTACTAGTAATTTTAAAGAATTCAATTAAAAACGTCTATATATTTCTAGTAAATAGTCGTATAACCTGATAACAATAGATTGAAAATTTGATTATCTGTAGAGACTTAATGCATTACTGTATTATGTGAACAACAGTAGGctatttaatatattatataaaaaggTGGGGCAGATGTCAGTTGGCAAATGTTTACCATGTTGCATTTCACACAACTTTTGTTTGCATGAGATGACACATGTATGCACAAACGATTTTGAAATTCCTAAAAGGTTATAACTACCTTTTAATATTGTTGTATGCTGCACATAcggtattataaaaaatcatagcAGCTCTGATAACACATTAAAAAGAAACCAAATTGTGACAACAAAtaataattcatattttgtatcttTGTTTTCCAcattaattttactgtttttatattatatatcagtTTTAGGCCTTTTACATACGGTTGAATGGACTCAAAAGTAAAAAGAAGAGTTGTAGATCACCACTGATGCCCCAAGagatatatatagatttatCACAATAGCAGTACAGTCTTGTATGAAGgcaatgaaaaattatttcatatacAAAGTACCCTGAATTAATAAGAGCTCAATTATTAATTCTGGTAGAAAAATTATTGTTCGGTGGATTATGGATATATCAATATTATGCTGAAGTAGAATCTTGATGGCAGGAAATGAATGTCATTTTTTCAACTCGCACCAtaatttgtcaaatttatttgatgaacataataatgtattattttattgattaatattatattaggaataaaaatatatatgtttggtcatcatctttccaaaaaaaattatccCATTTATACCCTAATAACCAGTATTCTTCAATAATACTTGCAAAACAAAAGCACACAAAATAATTATAGTTTAATCAGCCAAAAcgacataaaattaaaaaaaaactaaaaacatCAAGCAGTGCTTTATTAAAACACACAATCaatttataaaaagaaaatactTGTGCAATATTCTAGATCAATTTCAATGTTATGTAGTAATATAAAACAAGAATTACCAAATAATTTGGTGAAATTACAAATCAATAATGtaattataaatgaaaatgcaaCTACAATTGCAGTAGCACACATAACACTACGTTTCATACCTTGTAGTTGTCTACTTGCTGATTTTGGTAAATGATATCAGTTTGAGAATCGTTAGCTGTTACCTCCCTTACTCCCTGCATTCTACTTGAGCAGGCATGTCCAACCTATTtagtgtcgcgggccactttcacatggGGAAATTCATTGCGGGCAGCAAACCTTTTTACAAAACTTAAATACCAAACCAATTCTGATTTACGTTATAATTTGTGCGTCGCTAAATCAAACGCCTGGATTGCATAACACTTTTGCGGATTTCTGAACACAAGATGCACACAAAGACCATTAATCATGAAATTCAACTCAACTTTTATGCAAAATGCACATACATAGGCGTAAAAAATGGGGGGGAAAATGAAGTCAGCAATTTTTCTAGTGCGAAACTTGCCTTCGATTGTCATTGCTCAACTGTTTAATATCAACGTGTATTCTTGATACCGCACAATGTAACTAACTGGCTTGTCAAATTTTTGTTCGTCAGCGTACTTCTATGCTTCGACTTCATAATTTCCAAATTATAAGACTTCAGGCTCGAAACAGATTTACGGCATATTAGGCATACATTGTTGTCTTACAACTCTCCTCAACCCTTTTGATATTTCCGATTTTCATCCTCAAGCTTCATCTTTTTTGTTCCAGACACACCGGTGCATTTGATTTTGTGGTTCAACAACCATCAAGAAAACAAGTACCGGTATGTGACTTCAACCTTGATGACTTCACAATGGATAGCAAACTCATTGTATCGCCACAGATGTTGCCCTTTAAGTGGCCCTCTGTGAAATCATGTTCTATGGCGCTTAACGACGCTTTTCTCATGGCGAAGTCGcgtaaaattatagcctaaatTCTAGTGAGATTTGATATTATACCAGGCaatttttatgttaaatatatatattgtccgtatatatataaaaacttcaaGTGGGCCGCACGAATTCTTCCTgtgggccgcatgcggcccgcgggttggaCATCCCTGTTCTTGAGTACTCCAGAATCATCAAGGCTACAACAACCACTCAAAACGGTACCGGTAACTTGAATTTACTTCCGATCATTGATATTACTCGTTAATTGATAAATCTTTTCTACTACAGTACAATTCCTAAGAGCAAGCAAGCACACTATATATTACTGTGAgcataaatcaaattttgttacAGTAAACACTTATTGCAcacaaagtggacctatggattttgtttgcctattgcATTTTGCTAttattgttcttgttggtatttttgttaaGTGCTTTCCCCCtaactactggatcaattgctttgtaTTTTCGCTAAAGTGccatttcttttatttattcaaaactttCTGTGGGTTGCAcgtgattcgtttttcacttcgaaattttgtgtgatgacctctCGAAAATCAATACAAATTATTTAGGCGGTTCTTCGACCCCTCTCGTGCGACAAGAAAGTCTGAAGTTTTTTGGCGGTATAGGTACTGTAAAAGGTAGGGTAGACTACTGTTTCGCTTTGGTCTTCGTGAGCATCACTCTCTTGTATTATAGTGAATAGTGATATTTTAAGCAAGCCAACTAGAAGTATAAAAGACAATAGCTGGCATAACTTGAAAGACTTATTTCAAGATAATAGAATAATAGACTGAATAATACATCAATTTGAATATTAGAAACTTAATAGTCTAATTGTTTCAATAAGTAACCTGTCAAATTCATATTGAAATCAAATTCGGAAGCCGGGTCCAAGCTTACAATGTTAGATGGAGATTTTTTTGCATTTAGAAATTTTTAATACTTCATATAACAATAAAATCTACTATTATTATCAGCTTATAATCtgtatttaattttagttttgaaCATTTTAAGGTAAACTTAAATTGATATACGTATATTTGAAAGTTTGAAGATTGAAAACCTTGTATCTTGGTTTTGAATATGCTATCGCTGTTAATTAAGCTAGCCATTGAGACTTTAAACCAGCTCCCGTCCCTGATTCCGACATATATCATCTATGAATTTGACTATTTTAAGATGGATGATCCAATTCCACAGGTTATGTCATACCAAACCAAATATCCTTGTTACAGAGATATTAGTTTGGATCACATCAGTGGTGGGAGTTGGTTTGCAATCACTATGGCTACGGCTCTAGCTCCAGAGCCACAGTATATTCAAACTGTGACTTCAGCTCCAGCTCCCACATTTTTACCTCAAAGCTGGGCTCCGCCTTCATAACCATTGTGATTTTCGGTTTGACAAATACATTGGAACATCGGCCCAATGCACTTTCGCTCAACTATGATATAGGCCTAAGGTTTTGATTccgaaaattgaacttttaaaTATAGATGATTTAATCTAACTTTTGATTTCATACTAAAAATTCATTGTGAAAAAAGTGTAATCCAATATGGATAGATTATAATATTTGCatgaaatattagaaaattacaaacatgaaaaaataactAGATGGTTAAAATCTACATCCACTAAAATTTATGGTAGCTCTAATTACAGCTCCATCTATTATGGTAAACTTGGCTCTACTTTGGTTTATATTTTGGTTAGTGAAGAAGCTTAAATCAGTGACTAACACAAAATAGTGTTTGGTAATTGTGCTAATGCTTTCTGGTTCAAAATCTTCACACAAACTTAGATGTCCACATGCTATTCTCATGTAAATTTTTCGGTCATTATTACACTAGTCTCAATCAAATGTCAATATTATAGTTCACTTTCAAAAGCAgagaaaatgtattttcaatcAGTCGATATATTTTCACTGACAGTAAACCAAAATTCCCTGTGGTGAGGCATAGGATTAGTAAATTATTGAAAACTGTTATACTATGTGATTTTAATGTTTACTGTGGATGAATGTACAATCACGGCTAATAATACTCTTTGTAATATGGATATTGTGAAAACATAACCAGCCATGTCTTGAGAATGTTCAAAGATATGGGTTTAAGGAATCTGAACTAAACTAAAGCAATATGGAATGATGtcttcaaaaaattattataaatcaaaatatttttatctgtaaAACCTGCTATCTTGGCAGCAAAATTATGTTTCACGATATTCTACAGAGTGgagttttgtatatatatttattctgatatgttaaatattcaaatattagaaATAGAGACTTTCTCTATGTTGTTAAACTATTTGGGTACATAacacataacaaaaaaaaaaaaattttgagaacttCATATTTGagcttcatattttattttgtagttAACAAATCTACAATAcctaatataaattttaatatgaaaatgtgTGTATCATTAGCGGTATCTCATGTATGGTTaatcacatttcaaaattgacaatGCCCACAGGCAAAGAGTAATTAACGAGAATAACCATTCATAAACTATTAAATAATTACCGgcatttaattttgttatgaaccATATTCACACTTCATCGTAGAATTTGGAACAAGAGCTTTACTGACATGACATAAGTTTACAGGGTAATTGACTaagaatttgatttaaaacaagttAAAAACAccttatatttgaaaaagcatgtttcaaaattttaaataattcatttttttattgttatttaattagtttaaaaaaaatgcaatgcaaAATTAGAGAGTGATTCAAGTATTCATGTGTGGACATCTATAAGAAACGCTATACATTCTTGAACATAGGTCCCAAGACAAtcatgaatcttttttatacaAACTTTGTAAATAGGCTTTCACTCTGAATAGGGCTCTGTATAAGCAGTCACTGATGAGTAAAAAACACTATAGTTACTCAATATGCTTAATGAGATTATCAAAATTCATAATCCATACTCGAGGGTGAAAACCATAACTGCACAAGCTTAGGTCCTCATAAACTACATATTAATAACTACTATACCAGATATTACTTTGCAAAATTAGACTCTACCTACTCCAATTGTCGTGTATTGGACATTTTTGGCTATCTTAGGTGATGAAGTTACTGACAATGATATCTAAGCTAATTAATATAGTAGGCCTACCACAGGCAATATTAATAGTGTGAA from Styela clava chromosome 14, kaStyClav1.hap1.2, whole genome shotgun sequence encodes:
- the LOC120341186 gene encoding sphingosine kinase 1-like; this translates as MCIFEICRGQVCPMDLVGIEIAEDNQFSNPSVQNNPNPRNLIYSFMGVILGLIADIDIESESLRCLGGDLRTSIYGIIRIISLRKYDIEISYLPSEEKTSKLSIPSQSDAAEAFADNKGKGDFECSNNKTFGTASPRPPPLHESLPDNWITERNNFVMVMANFMSHIADVNLCYCDCKLNDGKINLNLCGQNTTRRELMRAWTQMEDGTGVGGNSDFPKPIGKTIECTAFRIVPKRNRSQIIAADGEVLPYGPFQCHILPGLARVMTSKKN